In Saccharomyces cerevisiae S288C chromosome V, complete sequence, one DNA window encodes the following:
- the BCK2 gene encoding Bck2p (Serine/threonine-rich protein involved in PKC1 signaling pathway; protein kinase C (PKC1) signaling pathway controls cell integrity; overproduction suppresses pkc1 mutations): MPKNSHHHRSSSVNSTKSRSTESTNKWKIPHYYRRSASGSTQASPDRNSSTGSCSTPVLPTMNVMSSPKKVLLEDPRDNHTKAKKSSRKKSGEMVFVNYTVQDTANENDTDLQTQPVSVPAPKAKLKKKSSKRRMLKIFGSSKNEHIEDIVEEQPMVLQMDSESKPLSGTPISESGIDASSLTTKRSYNSFLKHNRLNGKTPFSGNLSFPSLNMMGNTTDLPIDNNDFCSEKEVVPKSTHDPSLAKPPSRFTESETNSTPNLSSIPLMNTKNTRLKYNKVAPQSSDRQKSQESGLYHSTESFNFKDQNYSNNKSSLSLNSDLSTPHFAKHSPDSPRTSRSFNCGDSQSKVKLPEENDASIAFSKMFTRKRANTGGSTCSLASPTIAQTIQQSNIKVNKLPTQRTTSVGSLSSMSNRYSPIRVASPGRARSATRGSSLYRLSRDLNSLPSVTDLPEMDSTTPVNEIFLDGQPQHKSGSVKGGHRKKQESISDAQRIQHSNSYITTPSSSLVTPPYYMTGYTLPSSASASSTPNVLETHNMNFVPSTSTVTSYRPSSNFSSFDKEYSNENDASGEFSAFNTPMENIPALKGIPRSTLEENEEEDVLVQDIPNTAHFQRRDIMGMDTHRKDDSLDFNSLMPHGSTTSSSIVDSVMTNSISTTTSNATGNYFQDQDKYTLVNTGLGLSDANLDHFIRSQWKHASRSESNNNTGNRVSYSGSTPNNVDTTKTNLQVYTEFDFENPESFFHEQSKLLGEMGHSNNNSNSAINMNEPKSADTYIGNISPDTSATVSLGDLMGSNVSNNSERNFYDGHTFVPQYQANSSVENSNNQNAAPIANNDIDNNLQSFYFDNSN; encoded by the coding sequence ATGCCGAAGAATAGTCACCACCATCGTTCCAGTTCGGTTAATTCCACAAAGAGTCGTTCTACGGAATCTACGAATAAATGGAAAATTCCGCACTATTATCGCAGATCCGCTAGCGGCAGCACACAAGCTTCGCCGGACAGGAACTCCTCAACAGGCTCATGTAGCACTCCAGTATTACCTACTATGAATGTTATGTCTAGCCCGAAAAAAGTTTTGCTAGAGGATCCCAGAGACAACCATACTAAGGCGAAGAAGAGTAGTAGAAAGAAATCAGGTGAAATGGTCTTCGTCAATTATACTGTACAGGACACGGCTAACGAAAATGATACTGACTTGCAAACCCAGCCGGTTTCTGTGCCAGCACCAAAGGCgaaattaaagaagaaatccTCCAAAAGGAGAATGCTGAAGATATTTGGATCGTCAAAGAACGAACACATAGAGGACATCGTTGAAGAGCAACCAATGGTGCTTCAAATGGATTCAGAATCTAAACCCCTTTCGGGAACCCCTATCTCAGAAAGCGGAATCGACGCCTCGTCACTAACAACCAAAAGATCTTATAACTCGTTCTTAAAACACAATAGGCTAAACGGTAAAACTCCGTTCTCTGGAAACTTGTCCTTTCCATCATTAAACATGATGGGTAACACTACTGATCTGCCTATTGACAATAACGATTTTTGTTCCGAGAAAGAAGTCGTTCCGAAATCAACTCATGATCCTTCACTAGCAAAACCGCCATCAAGGTTCACTGAAAGCGAAACAAATTCTACTCCCAACTTATCAAGTATACCTCTCATGAACACAAAAAATACAAGATTGAAGTACAATAAAGTGGCGCCTCAGAGTTCAGACCGACAAAAGTCACAGGAAAGTGGGCTATATCATTCTACCGAATCATTCAACTTCAAAGATCAAAACTACAGTAACAATAAATCCTCTTTAAGTCTGAACTCCGATTTAAGTACACCCCACTTTGCAAAGCATTCACCTGATTCACCAAGAACTTCAAGATCTTTCAACTGCGGAGACTCACAAAGTAAAGTTAAATTACCGGAAGAAAATGACGCTTCTATTGCATTTAGTAAGATGTTTACTAGAAAACGAGCCAACACTGGCGGGTCCACGTGTTCGCTAGCCTCACCCACTATTGCACAAACTATTCAGCAATCAAATATAAAAGTTAATAAATTGCCAACTCAGCGAACCACTTCAGTTGGCTCATTATCATCCATGTCAAATCGTTATTCACCAATAAGAGTTGCATCGCCAGGAAGAGCAAGATCCGCAACTCGTGGGTCTTCCCTTTATAGATTATCCAGAGACCTTAATTCTTTACCAAGCGTCACTGATCTACCAGAAATGGATAGTACAACCCCAGTTAACGAAATATTCTTGGATGGCCAACCACAGCATAAAAGTGGCAGTGTCAAAGGAGGGCATAGGAAGAAACAAGAATCTATCTCTGATGCTCAAAGAATTCAACATTCTAATTCGTACATTACAACACCTTCATCTTCTCTGGTGACTCCTCCTTACTACATGACAGGTTACACATTACCAAGTTCTGCATCTGCTTCTTCAACTCCAAATGTGCTTGAAACACACAATATGAACTTTGTTCCAAGTACCAGTACTGTTACAAGTTATCGCCCATCTAGCAATTTTTCCTCATTTGACAAAGAATACAGTAACGAAAACGACGCTAGTGGGGAATTCTCTGCTTTCAATACTCCAATGGAGAATATACCGGCACTAAAAGGTATACCTAGATCCACgttagaagaaaatgaagaagaggatgTCCTAGTACAAGATATTCCGAATACGGCACACTTCCAAAGAAGGGATATTATGGGGATGGATACTCACAGAAAGGATGACAGTTTAGATTTTAACTCTTTGATGCCACACGGTAGTACAACTAGTAGCAGCATCGTAGATTCTGTTATGACGAACTCAATATCCACTACAACAAGCAACGCGACCGGAAACTACTTTCAAGATCAAGATAAGTATACATTGGTAAATACGGGATTGGGATTGAGTGATGCAAACCTCGATCATTTTATTAGATCTCAATGGAAACACGCTTCTCGATCAGAAtccaataataataccGGAAATCGCGTTTCTTACAGTGGCTCAACACCAAACAATGTTGATACAACAAAGACTAATTTGCAAGTGTATACCGAGTTCGATTTTGAAAACCCAGAGTCGTTTTTCCATGAGCAATCGAAGCTACTAGGTGAGATGGGCCACAGCAataacaacagcaacagcgCCATCAACATGAATGAACCCAAGTCTGCGGATACATACATTGGAAATATATCTCCGGATACTTCAGCAACTGTTTCATTAGGCGACCTGATGGGCTCAAACGTTTCAAACAACagtgaaagaaatttttacgATGGTCATACTTTCGTTCCACAGTATCAGGCGAACTCATCTGTGGAAAACTCAAATAATCAAAATGCAGCACCAATTGCAAATAACGACATTGATAATAATTTACagtctttttattttgataatagcaactaa
- the PAB1 gene encoding polyadenylate-binding protein (Poly(A) binding protein; interacts with the cleavage factor complex CF I, mediates interactions between the 5' cap structure and the 3' mRNA poly(A) tail, involved in control of poly(A) tail length, interacts with translation factor eIF-4G; stimulates, but is not required for the deadenylation activity of the Pan2p-Pan3p poly(A)-ribonuclease complex; role in preventing L-A mycovirus pathogenesis) yields the protein MADITDKTAEQLENLNIQDDQKQAATGSESQSVENSSASLYVGDLEPSVSEAHLYDIFSPIGSVSSIRVCRDAITKTSLGYAYVNFNDHEAGRKAIEQLNYTPIKGRLCRIMWSQRDPSLRKKGSGNIFIKNLHPDIDNKALYDTFSVFGDILSSKIATDENGKSKGFGFVHFEEEGAAKEAIDALNGMLLNGQEIYVAPHLSRKERDSQLEETKAHYTNLYVKNINSETTDEQFQELFAKFGPIVSASLEKDADGKLKGFGFVNYEKHEDAVKAVEALNDSELNGEKLYVGRAQKKNERMHVLKKQYEAYRLEKMAKYQGVNLFVKNLDDSVDDEKLEEEFAPYGTITSAKVMRTENGKSKGFGFVCFSTPEEATKAITEKNQQIVAGKPLYVAIAQRKDVRRSQLAQQIQARNQMRYQQATAAAAAAAAGMPGQFMPPMFYGVMPPRGVPFNGPNPQQMNPMGGMPKNGMPPQFRNGPVYGVPPQGGFPRNANDNNQFYQQKQRQALGEQLYKKVSAKTSNEEAAGKITGMILDLPPQEVFPLLESDELFEQHYKEASAAYESFKKEQEQQTEQA from the coding sequence atggcTGATATTACTGATAAGACAGCTGAACAATTGGAAAACTTGAATATTCAAGATGACCAAAAGCAAGCCGCCACTGGTTCAGAAAGCCAATCTGTTGAAAACTCTTCTGCATCATTATATGTTGGTGACTTAGAACCTTCTGTTTCCGAAGCCCACTTATATGATATCTTCTCTCCAATCGGTTCAGTCTCCTCCATTCGTGTCTGTCGTGATGCCATCACTAAGACCTCTTTGGGCTATGCTTATGTTAACTTTAACGACCATGAAGCCGGCAGAAAAGCAATTGAGCAATTGAACTACACTCCAATCAAGGGTAGATTATGCCGTATTATGTGGTCTCAACGTGACCCATCATTGAGAAAGAAGGGTTCTGGTAACATCTTTATCAAGAACTTGCACCCTGATATTGACAACAAGGCTTTGTATGACACTTTCTCTGTGTTTGGTGACATCTTGTCCAGCAAGATTGCCACCGACGAAAACGGAAAATCCAAGGGTTTTGGGTTTGTTCACttcgaagaagaaggtgcTGCCAAGGAAGCTATTGATGCTTTGAATGGTATGCTGTTGAACGGTCAAGAAATTTATGTTGCTCCTCACTTGTCCAGAAAGGAACGTGACTCTCAATTGGAAGAGACTAAGGCACATTACACTAACCTTTATGTGAAAAACATCAACTCCGAAACTACTGACGAACAATTCCAAGAATTGTTTGCCAAATTTGGTCCAATTGTTTCTGCCTCTTTGGAAAAGGATGCTGATGGAAAATTGAAGGGTTTCGGGTTTGTTAACTACGAAAAGCATGAAGACGCTGTGAAAGCTGTTGAAGCTTTGAATGACTCTGAACTAAATGGAGAAAAGTTATACGTTGGTCGTGcccaaaagaagaatgaaCGTATGCATGTCTTGAAGAAGCAATACGAAGCTTACAGATTGGAAAAAATGGCCAAGTACCAAGGTGTTAATTTGTTTGTTAAGAACTTAGATGACAGCGTTGATGACGAAAAgttggaagaagaatttgcTCCATATGGTACTATCACTTCTGCAAAGGTTATGAGAACCGAAAACGGTAAGTCTAAGGGTTTTGGTTTTGTTTGTTTCTCAACTCCAGAGGAAGCTACTAAGGCCATTACAGAAAAGAACCAACAAATTGTTGCTGGTAAGCCATTATACGTTGCCATTgctcaaagaaaagacGTAAGACGTTCTCAATTGGCTCAACAAATCCAAGCCAGAAATCAAATGAGATACCAGCAAGCTACTGCTGCCGCTGCCGCCGCCGCTGCCGGTATGCCAGGTCAATTCATGCCTCCAATGTTCTATGGTGTTATGCCACCAAGAGGTGTTCCATTCAACGGTCCAAACCCACAACAAATGAACCCAATGGGCGGTATGCCAAAGAACGGCATGCCACCTCAATTTAGAAATGGTCCGGTTTACGGCGTCCCCCCACAAGGTGGTTTCCCAAGAAATGCCAACGATAACAACCAATTTTATcaacaaaagcaaagaCAAGCTTTGGGTGAACAATTATACAAGAAGGTTTCTGCTAAGACTTCAAATGAAGAAGCAGCTGGTAAAATTACTGGTATGATTTTGGATTTGCCACCTCAAGAGGTCTTCCCATTGTTGGAAAGTGATGAATTGTTCGAACAACACTACAAAGAAGCTTCTGCTGCCTATGAGTCTTTCAAAAAGGAGCAAGAACAACAAACTGAGCAAGCTTAA
- the DNF1 gene encoding aminophospholipid-translocating P4-type ATPase DNF1 (Aminophospholipid translocase (flippase); type 4 P-type ATPase; involved in phospholipid translocation, contributing to endocytosis, protein transport, and cellular polarization; localizes primarily to the plasma membrane; localizes to the shmoo tip where it has a redundant role in the cellular response to mating pheromone; DNF1 has a paralog, DNF2, that arose from the whole genome duplication) has translation MSGTFHGDGHAPMSPFEDTFQFEDNSSNEDTHIAPTHFDDGATSNKYSRPQVSFNDETPKNKREDAEEFTFNDDTEYDNHSFQPTPKLNNGSGTFDDVELDNDSGEPHTNYDGMKRFRMGTKRNKKGNPIMGRSKTLKWARKNIPNPFEDFTKDDIDPGAINRAQELRTVYYNMPLPKDMIDEEGNPIMQYPRNKIRTTKYTPLTFLPKNILFQFHNFANVYFLVLIILGAFQIFGVTNPGLSAVPLVVIVIITAIKDAIEDSRRTVLDLEVNNTKTHILEGVENENVSTDNISLWRRFKKANSRLLFKFIQYCKEHLTEEGKKKRMQRKRHELRVQKTVGTSGPRSSLDSIDSYRVSADYGRPSLDYDNLEQGAGEANIVDRSLPPRTDCKFAKNYWKGVKVGDIVRIHNNDEIPADIILLSTSDTDGACYVETKNLDGETNLKVRQSLKCTNTIRTSKDIARTKFWIESEGPHSNLYTYQGNMKWRNLADGEIRNEPITINNVLLRGCTLRNTKWAMGVVMFTGGDTKIMLNSGITPTKKSRISRELNFSVVINFVLLFILCFVSGIANGVYYDKKGRSRFSYEFGTIAGSAATNGFVSFWVAVILYQSLVPISLYISVEIIKTAQAAFIYGDVLLYNAKLDYPCTPKSWNISDDLGQVEYIFSDKTGTLTQNVMEFKKCTINGVSYGRAYTEALAGLRKRQGIDVETEGRREKAEIAKDRDTMIDELRALSGNSQFYPEEVTFVSKEFVRDLKGASGEVQQRCCEHFMLALALCHSVLVEANPDNPKKLDLKAQSPDEAALVATARDVGFSFVGKTKKGLIIEMQGIQKEFEILNILEFNSSRKRMSCIVKIPGLNPGDEPRALLICKGADSIIYSRLSRQSGSNSEAILEKTALHLEQYATEGLRTLCIAQRELSWSEYEKWNEKYDIAAASLANREDELEVVADSIERELILLGGTAIEDRLQDGVPDCIELLAEAGIKLWVLTGDKVETAINIGFSCNLLNNEMELLVIKTTGDDVKEFGSEPSEIVDALLSKYLKEYFNLTGSEEEIFEAKKDHEFPKGNYAIVIDGDALKLALYGEDIRRKFLLLCKNCRAVLCCRVSPSQKAAVVKLVKDSLDVMTLAIGDGSNDVAMIQSADVGIGIAGEEGRQAVMCSDYAIGQFRYLARLVLVHGRWSYKRLAEMIPEFFYKNMIFALALFWYGIYNDFDGSYLYEYTYMMFYNLAFTSLPVIFLGILDQDVNDTISLVVPQLYRVGILRKEWNQRKFLWYMLDGLYQSIICFFFPYLVYHKNMIVTSNGLGLDHRYFVGVYVTTIAVISCNTYVLLHQYRWDWFSGLFIALSCLVVFAWTGIWSSAIASREFFKAAARIYGAPSFWAVFFVAVLFCLLPRFTYDSFQKFFYPTDVEIVREMWQHGHFDHYPPGYDPTDPNRPKVTKAGQHGEKIIEGIALSDNLGGSNYSRDSVVTEEIPMTFMHGEDGSPSGYQKQETWMTSPKETQDLLQSPQFQQAQTFGRGPSTNVRSSLDRTREQMIATNQLDNRYSVERARTSLDLPGVTNAASLIGTQQNN, from the coding sequence ATGTCTGGAACTTTTCATGGCGATGGGCATGCTCCCATGTCGCCCTTTGAAGATACATTTCAATTTGAAGATAATAGCAGTAATGAAGATACACATATTGCACCTACCCATTTTGATGATGGTGCAACAAGCAACAAATACAGCCGGCCACAGGTCAGCTTCAATGATGAAACACCCAAAAATAAACGTGAAGATGCAGAAGAATTCACATTTAACGATGACACAGAATATGACAATCATTCCTTTCAGCCAACACCGAAACTTAATAATGGATCTGGGACGTTTGATGATGTGGAATTAGACAATGATAGTGGTGAACCGCACACTAACTACGATGGTATGAAAAGATTCCGGATGGGTacaaaaaggaataaaaaaggaaaccCAATAATGGGAAGATCTAAGACCTTGAAATGGGCTAGGAAGAACATTCCAAACCCATTTGAAGACTTTACGAAGGATGATATTGACCCTGGTGCCATAAATCGTGCGCAAGAACTAAGGACTGTGTATTACAATATGCCCTTACCAAAAGATATGatagatgaagaaggcAACCCCATTATGCAGTATCCTCGTAATAAAATCAGAACTACCAAATATACCCCGTTAACATTCTTACCAAAAAACATTctatttcagtttcataATTTCGCCAACGTTTATTTCTTAgttttaataattttaggtgcatttcaaatttttggtgTCACGAACCCTGGTTTAAGTGCGGTTCCGTTAGTTGTCATTGTTATAATCACTGCGATCAAGGATGCTATTGAAGACTCAAGAAGAACCGTCCTAGATTTAGAGGTGAATAATACCAAGACACATATTTTAGAAGGTGTTGAGAACGAAAATGTCTCAACCGATAATATTTCATTGTGGAGAAGGTTTAAGAAAGCAAACTCTAGACTCCTTTTCAAGTTTATACAATATTGTAAAGAACATTTAACTGAAGAGggcaaaaagaagagaatgCAGAGAAAGCGTCATGAACTAAGAGTACAAAAAACTGTTGGAACGAGTGGACCCAGATCCTCTCTAGACTCCATTGACAGTTACAGAGTATCTGCAGATTATGGCCGTCCTTCATTGGATTATGATAATTTGGAACAAGGGGCCGGTGAAGCCAATATAGTTGATAGATCCCTACCACCCAGAACTGATTGTAAATTTGCCAAGAATTATTGGAAAGGTGTCAAGGTTGGTGATATTGTTCGTATCCATAACAATGATGAAATCCCTGCTGACATTATCTTACTTTCAACGTCGGATACAGATGGTGCCTGCTACGTAGAAACTAAAAATTTGGATGGTGAAACAAACTTAAAGGTACGCCAATCCTTGAAGTGTACCAATACTATAAGAACGTCAAAAGATATTGCTAGAACAAAATTCTGGATCGAAAGTGAAGGGCCCCACTCAAATTTGTACACTTATCAAGGTAATATGAAATGGAGAAATCTTGCAGATGGCGAGATACGAAATGAGCCAATTACTATTAATAACGTTCTGCTTCGTGGTTGCACTCTTAGAAATACTAAGTGGGCAATGGGTGTTGTAATGTTTACCGGTGGTGACACAAAAATCATGTTAAACTCTGGCATTACACCCACCAAGAAGTCCAGGATTTCAAGAGAACTAAACTTCTCTGTGGTGATAAATTTCGTGCTACTTTTCATCTTATGTTTTGTTTCTGGTATTGCAAATGGTGTATATTACGACAAAAAAGGCAGATCACGGTTTTCCTATGAATTTGGAACAATTGCTGGGTCAGCGGCGACAAACGGTTTCGTCTCATTTTGGGTTGCTGTTATTCTTTACCAATCTTTAGTCCCAATCTCTTTGTACATTTCTGTGGAGATCATCAAAACTGCACAAGCGGCCTTCATTTACGGAGACGTTTTACTCTACAATGCCAAATTGGATTATCCTTGTACACCAAAATCCTGGAATATTTCTGACGATTTAGGTCAAGTGgaatatatattttctgaTAAAACAGGTACATTAACTCAAAATGTAATGGAGTTTAAAAAATGTACTATCAATGGTGTTTCATATGGAAGAGCTTACACCGAAGCGTTAGCGGgattaagaaaaagacaaggTATCGACGTCGAAACCGAAGGTAGGCGTGAGAAGGCCGAAATTGCCAAGGATAGGGATACAATGATCGATGAACTGAGAGCTTTATCAGGAAATTCACAATTTTATCCCGAAGAAGTTACCTTTGTATCAAAGGAGTTCGTTCGCGATTTGAAAGGGGCTAGTGGTGAAGTACAACAAAGATGCTGTGAGCACTTTATGTTAGCATTAGCTTTATGTCACTCCGTCCTTGTAGAAGCAAACCCGGACAATCCAAAAAAACTGGATTTAAAAGCTCAATCTCCAGACGAAGCAGCGTTAGTAGCCACAGCTAGAGATGTAGGATTCAGTTTTGTTggaaaaaccaaaaaaggGTTGATAATTGAAATGCAAGgtattcaaaaagaatttgaGATTCTAAATATTTTGGAGTTTAATTCATcgagaaaaagaatgtcCTGTATTGTCAAAATTCCGGGTCTGAACCCAGGGGACGAGCCTAGAGCACTTTTAATTTGTAAAGGTGCAGATTCCATTATATACTCAAGATTAAGTCGCCAGAGTGGTAGCAATAGTGAAGctattttggaaaaaactGCTTTGCATTTAGAGCAGTACGCTACTGAAGGTTTAAGAACGTTATGCATAGCTCAAAGGGAGTTAAGTTGGTCTGAATACGAAAAATGGAACGAAAAGTACGATATTGCTGCTGCATCATTAGCAAACAGAGAGGATGAATTAGAAGTTGTTGCAGATTCCATTGAACGCGAATTGATATTATTGGGCGGTACAGCTATCGAAGATCGTTTACAAGATGGTGTTCCGGATTGTATAGAGTTGCTTGCAGAGGCAGGAATTAAATTATGGGTTCTTACGGGTGATAAAGTTGAAACAGCTATAAACATTGGATTTTCTTGCAACCTTTTGAATAATGAAATGGAATTGTTAGTTATTAAAACAACTGGTGATGACGTGAAAGAATTCGGATCAGAACCAAGTGAAATTGTGGATGCTTTACTCTCCAAATACTTGAAGGAGTATTTCAACTTAACCGGttcagaagaagagatTTTTGAAGCTAAAAAGGATCACGAATTTCCGAAGGGTAATTACGCCATCGTTATCGATGGTGATGCTTTGAAATTGGCGCTATATGGTGAAGATATAAGAAGaaagtttcttttactCTGCAAGAATTGTAGAGCTGTCTTATGCTGTAGAGTATCTCCATCTCAAAAAGCAGCCGTTGTTAAGTTAGTCAAGGATTCTCTAGATGTCATGACACTAGCCATCGGCGATGGTTCCAACGACGTCGCCATGATTCAATCTGCGGATGTTGGTATTGGTATTGCCGGTGAAGAAGGTCGACAAGCTGTTATGTGCTCAGACTACGCCATTGGACAATTCAGATATTTGGCTAGATTGGTCCTCGTTCACGGTAGGTGGTCTTATAAGAGACTGGCAGAAATGATTCCTGAgtttttttacaaaaacaTGATTTTTGCTTTGGCATTGTTCTGGTATGGTATCTataatgattttgatgGGTCTTACCTGTATGAATACACATACATGATGTTCTATAATTTGGCATTTACATCCCTACCAGTCATCTTCTTAGGTATTCTGGACCAGGACGTGAATGACACAATATCATTAGTGGTCCCTCAGTTATACCGTGTTGGAATTTTAAGGAAAGAATGGAACCAAAGAAAGTTCTTATGGTATATGTTGGACGGATTATATCAGTCTATTatctgtttttttttcccttaCTTGGTTTATCACAAAAATATGATAGTTACGAGCAATGGGTTAGGATTGGATCATCGTTATTTTGTCGGTGTTTATGTGACCACTATTGCTGTAATTTCGTGTAACACATATGTTTTATTACACCAATATAGATGGGATTGGTTTAGTGGATTATTCATTGCACTGTCTTGCCTCGTAGTTTTTGCATGGACGGGAATATGGTCTTCTGCGATAGCTAGtagagaatttttcaaagctgCAGCGCGTATCTATGGAGCACCTTCATTTTGGgctgttttctttgttgcCGTGCTGTTCTGCTTACTGCCCCGTTTCACATATGacagttttcaaaaatttttctaccCAACTGATGTGGAAATAGTAAGAGAGATGTGGCAACATGGCCATTTCGATCATTATCCTCCTGGTTACGATCCAACAGATCCCAACAGACCCAAGGTCACAAAAGCTGGGCAACACGGAGAGAAGATTATAGAAGGCATAGCACTTTCCGACAACTTAGGAGGATCGAACTATTCAAGGGATAGTGTTGTCACAGAGGAGATTCCAATGACTTTCATGCACGGTGAAGATGGAAGTCCTAGCGGATATCAGAAGCAAGAAACCTGGATGACTTCACCCAAGGAAACACAAGATCTTCTTCAATCGCCCCAATTTCAGCAGGCCCAAACGTTCGGAAGAGGCCCATCAACCAACGTCAGGTCATCCTTGGACCGCACAAGAGAACAGATGATCGCCACTAACCAACTAGATAACCGCTACTCTGTGGAAAGAGCGAGAACATCTCTAGATCTACCAGGCGTAACTAACGCAGCCTCCTTAATCGGAACACAACAGAACAATTAA